A single genomic interval of Nonomuraea rubra harbors:
- a CDS encoding SDR family oxidoreductase: MNTSLSGRVAVITGASSGIGEATAEHLAGLGARVAVLARRAERLDGLVSRIERAGGRALALAADVTDAAAVRAAAERVAAELGGADLLFNNAGVMLPAPVEELAADQWQHQIDLNVTGLMNVIGAFVPQLVGSAGERGVADLINTSSIAAQNIFPNFAVYSGTKAFVTHLSRHLRAELGPKNVRVSAIEPGIVGTELQSHVTDEGARAWLEGSKQTVEWLTPQDVAQTIGFLASLPPRANLQQVTIMPTAQQS; this comes from the coding sequence ATGAACACCTCTCTTTCTGGCCGCGTGGCCGTCATCACCGGTGCCTCCAGCGGGATCGGCGAGGCCACGGCCGAGCACCTGGCCGGGCTGGGCGCGCGGGTGGCCGTTCTGGCGCGGCGCGCCGAGCGGCTGGACGGCCTGGTCTCCCGCATCGAGCGGGCCGGCGGCCGGGCGCTGGCGCTGGCGGCCGACGTCACCGACGCGGCGGCGGTCCGGGCCGCGGCCGAGCGGGTGGCGGCCGAGCTGGGCGGCGCCGACCTGCTGTTCAACAACGCGGGCGTGATGCTGCCCGCCCCGGTCGAGGAGCTGGCAGCCGACCAGTGGCAGCACCAGATCGACCTGAACGTCACGGGCCTGATGAACGTGATCGGCGCGTTCGTCCCGCAGCTCGTCGGGTCCGCCGGCGAGCGCGGCGTGGCCGACCTGATCAACACCTCGTCGATCGCGGCGCAGAACATCTTCCCGAACTTCGCCGTCTACTCCGGGACCAAGGCGTTCGTCACGCACCTGTCGCGGCACCTGCGGGCCGAGCTGGGCCCCAAGAACGTGCGGGTCTCGGCGATCGAGCCGGGCATCGTCGGCACCGAGCTGCAGAGCCACGTCACCGACGAGGGCGCGCGGGCGTGGCTGGAGGGCTCCAAGCAGACGGTGGAGTGGCTCACGCCGCAGGACGTAGCGCAGACGATCGGGTTCCTGGCGAGCCTGCCGCCGCGGGCGAACCTCCAGCAGGTCACGATCATGCCCACCGCCCAGCAGAGCTGA
- a CDS encoding dihydrofolate reductase family protein, translated as MKITLATYLSLDGVMQGPGTPTEDPSGGFEHGGWQFPYADEELGTYSEQWFGEADAFLLGRRTYEIFAAFWPTVTDADDVIATSLNNLPKYVVSTTLDRADWHNTTIIRTDVLKQIAELRERPGRELQIHGSGALARTLLDHGMIDELRLWTYPVVLGSGKRLFEPGRTATAMRLVESRTTGSGCIVGIYQPAGKPTYGDFSQEG; from the coding sequence ATGAAGATCACCTTGGCCACGTACCTCTCGCTGGACGGTGTCATGCAGGGGCCGGGAACGCCCACCGAGGACCCCAGCGGGGGCTTCGAGCACGGCGGCTGGCAGTTCCCCTACGCGGACGAGGAGCTGGGCACCTACTCCGAGCAGTGGTTCGGCGAGGCGGACGCGTTCCTGCTGGGGCGCAGGACGTACGAGATCTTCGCGGCGTTCTGGCCGACCGTCACCGACGCGGACGACGTGATCGCGACCAGCCTGAACAACCTGCCCAAGTACGTCGTCTCGACGACCCTGGACAGGGCCGACTGGCACAACACGACGATCATCAGGACCGACGTGCTCAAGCAGATCGCCGAGCTGCGCGAGCGTCCCGGCCGCGAGCTGCAGATCCACGGCAGCGGTGCGCTGGCCAGGACGCTGCTGGACCACGGGATGATCGACGAGCTGCGGTTGTGGACGTACCCGGTCGTCCTGGGCAGCGGCAAGCGGCTGTTCGAGCCGGGGCGTACGGCGACGGCGATGCGCCTGGTCGAGTCCAGGACGACGGGGAGCGGCTGCATCGTCGGCATCTACCAGCCGGCGGGCAAGCCGACGTACGGGGATTTCTCGCAGGAGGGCTGA
- a CDS encoding RloB family protein: MTRKPRSRSQQSSARISERRTLHVYTEGTKTEVIYLQHWHRIHRHNTIVTIDDFHGAPFSLVRAAVDRKRNDQREEKRGRGRAFNEYWCMFDVDEFPNLPETYQLAAQHDIKIAVSNPCVELWFLLHFQDQTAALERGPAQTLAKRYLSCGKSLTPDALDQLVQHHGVAMERAEKLDNKHEGDGSPARSNPSSSVWRLVERIRNQ, encoded by the coding sequence ATGACCAGGAAGCCGCGCAGCCGCTCCCAGCAGTCGTCCGCACGAATATCCGAGAGGCGGACGCTACACGTCTACACCGAAGGGACCAAGACCGAGGTCATCTACCTCCAGCATTGGCATCGGATCCATAGACACAACACCATCGTCACTATCGACGACTTCCATGGAGCCCCCTTCTCTCTCGTGCGTGCCGCTGTTGATCGCAAGCGGAACGACCAGCGGGAAGAGAAGCGTGGCCGTGGCCGGGCGTTCAATGAGTACTGGTGCATGTTCGACGTCGACGAGTTTCCGAACCTTCCGGAGACCTATCAGCTGGCCGCCCAGCACGACATCAAGATCGCTGTATCGAACCCCTGTGTTGAGCTGTGGTTCTTACTTCATTTTCAGGACCAGACGGCCGCCCTCGAACGAGGTCCAGCTCAAACACTCGCCAAGAGATATCTTTCGTGCGGAAAGTCATTGACACCCGATGCGCTGGACCAACTGGTCCAGCATCATGGTGTGGCCATGGAGCGCGCGGAGAAGCTGGACAACAAGCATGAAGGGGACGGGTCTCCTGCGCGCTCGAATCCGAGCTCAAGCGTCTGGCGGCTGGTCGAACGCATCCGGAACCAGTGA
- a CDS encoding helix-turn-helix domain-containing protein, protein MTVSTGTDRFASELRRWRTRRRFSQLDLAIRADTTQRHLSFLEQGRSRPGRAMVVRLAESLELSLRERNGLLLAAGFAPVYAESGLDAPELGPVREALERILEGHLPYPAVVVRPYGELVAANAAFGVLGEGVAPALLEPPVNVLRVALHPEGMARRVENLAEWGRHITGSLREQALRSPHPGLDAFIAELDGYLPELDAPAGHLGFAVPLRLRVPEGELRLISTLTSFATAVDVTLSELRLEAFLPADEATAEILRQRAVTSRG, encoded by the coding sequence ATGACGGTGTCGACGGGGACTGATCGGTTCGCCAGTGAGCTGCGGCGGTGGCGGACGCGCCGGCGCTTCAGCCAGCTCGATCTGGCGATCAGGGCCGACACGACCCAGCGCCATCTGAGCTTTCTGGAGCAGGGCCGGTCGCGGCCGGGGCGGGCCATGGTCGTGCGGCTGGCCGAGTCGCTGGAGCTGTCGTTGCGGGAGCGGAACGGGCTGCTGCTTGCCGCCGGGTTCGCCCCTGTCTATGCGGAGTCTGGGCTGGACGCGCCCGAGCTCGGACCGGTGCGGGAGGCGCTGGAGCGGATTCTCGAGGGGCATCTGCCGTATCCGGCGGTGGTCGTCCGGCCTTACGGGGAGCTGGTCGCCGCCAACGCGGCGTTCGGGGTGCTGGGGGAGGGGGTGGCGCCGGCGTTGCTGGAGCCGCCGGTCAACGTGCTGCGTGTCGCTCTGCATCCGGAGGGGATGGCGCGCCGGGTGGAGAACCTGGCCGAGTGGGGGCGGCACATCACCGGGAGTCTGCGGGAGCAGGCGCTGCGCAGTCCGCATCCGGGGCTCGACGCGTTCATCGCTGAGCTGGACGGGTACCTGCCGGAGCTGGATGCGCCGGCCGGGCATCTCGGGTTCGCCGTGCCGCTGCGGTTGCGGGTGCCGGAGGGGGAGTTGCGGCTGATCAGCACGTTGACGTCGTTCGCGACCGCTGTGGACGTGACGCTGTCCGAGCTGCGGCTGGAGGCGTTCCTGCCTGCTGATGAGGCCACGGCGGAGATCCTCCGGCAGCGGGCCGTCACTTCTCGCGGGTGA
- a CDS encoding helix-turn-helix transcriptional regulator, giving the protein MDRSRELADFLRTRRARITPDRTGLPADGRPRRVPGLRRDEVARLAGVSTEYYTRLEQGRAGNPSPEVTEALARALQLDPAEREHLTNLLTRPSRHAPISPQRVRPGLRLMLQTLDHVPAFILGRRTDVLAANRLAREVLTDFDALPATQRNLARYYLLDPEARTRTGDWERIAAETVAVLRLEAGRYPDDRRLAELVGELTLRSPEFGTWWNDHRVLRRTHGAKHYHHPLVGELHFEYESLQPPGDPDQTLCVYNVEPGSPTADALRLLSSWTASAASS; this is encoded by the coding sequence ATGGACCGCAGTCGCGAGCTCGCCGACTTCCTGCGCACCCGCCGCGCCCGGATCACGCCGGACCGTACGGGGCTGCCCGCCGACGGCCGCCCCCGCCGCGTGCCCGGCCTGCGCCGCGACGAGGTGGCCAGGCTGGCCGGGGTCAGCACCGAGTACTACACGCGGCTGGAGCAGGGCCGCGCCGGCAACCCCTCGCCCGAGGTGACCGAGGCGCTCGCCCGGGCGCTCCAGCTCGACCCCGCCGAGCGGGAGCACCTCACGAACCTGCTGACCCGCCCCAGCCGCCACGCCCCCATCAGCCCCCAGCGGGTCAGGCCGGGGCTGCGCCTGATGTTGCAGACCCTCGACCACGTACCGGCCTTCATCCTCGGCCGCCGCACCGACGTCCTGGCAGCCAACCGCCTGGCCCGCGAGGTGCTGACCGACTTCGACGCCCTGCCCGCCACCCAGCGCAACCTGGCCAGGTACTACCTGCTCGACCCCGAGGCCCGCACCCGTACCGGCGACTGGGAGCGCATCGCCGCGGAGACCGTCGCCGTGCTCCGCCTCGAAGCCGGCCGCTACCCCGACGACCGCCGCCTCGCCGAGCTCGTCGGCGAGCTCACCCTGCGCTCGCCGGAGTTCGGCACCTGGTGGAACGACCACCGCGTGCTGCGCCGCACGCACGGCGCCAAGCACTACCACCATCCGCTCGTCGGCGAGCTGCACTTCGAGTACGAGTCGCTCCAGCCTCCCGGCGACCCCGACCAGACGTTGTGCGTCTACAACGTCGAGCCCGGTTCCCCGACCGCCGACGCCCTGCGCCTCCTGAGCAGCTGGACGGCCTCCGCCGCCTCCTCCTAG
- a CDS encoding AAA family ATPase, with translation MMDDEAGQLSMLLAFRAENTYSFYDELDFSLEATAQAEKGVPRTVQWHQKGGRPLRVLPAAGVFGANASGKTNLLKALSDLREHVLFSFRSGDPSGGIRRPSFRLTPEAAEKTTRYEVDVVLNGVRHEYGVAMNDQYVLHEWAYRYPHGRAALLFERRHGKPVDLPVGKRSIGRAIERIARPNSLFLSAAAAGNHPDLLPIYEWFGQNLMLAEASSRQARWAFTAQLLREDSSREQVLALLRAADLGIADVKIRPPDPKVMERVRRAALILAGREDDAEGFPDIELTELGLVLSHQGAKEDVEFNVSEESLGTLVWLGLVGPVFDALRSGSVLLVDELESSLHPILAARVIGLFQDSEANPKGAQLIFSSHAPTLLGNASHARPLGRDQIWFTEKLTDGRSRLYPLSDLSPRQEEAIGKRYLSGRYGATPIVSHEEFVEVARLIATGSRR, from the coding sequence ATGATGGACGATGAAGCTGGTCAGCTCTCGATGCTTCTGGCGTTCCGGGCAGAAAATACCTACTCGTTCTATGACGAGTTGGACTTCTCGCTGGAAGCGACCGCTCAGGCGGAGAAGGGTGTACCACGGACCGTCCAATGGCATCAGAAGGGCGGCAGGCCACTTCGGGTGCTACCTGCGGCAGGCGTGTTCGGCGCCAACGCGTCGGGCAAGACCAACCTGCTCAAGGCTCTGAGCGATCTCAGGGAACATGTCCTGTTCTCCTTCCGGTCCGGAGATCCTTCCGGCGGCATCCGCCGACCCAGCTTCCGTCTCACCCCTGAAGCAGCAGAGAAGACGACCCGTTACGAGGTCGATGTCGTTCTGAACGGCGTCCGCCACGAATACGGCGTCGCGATGAACGACCAGTATGTTCTTCATGAATGGGCCTATCGCTATCCGCACGGCCGCGCCGCCCTGCTATTCGAACGCCGGCACGGAAAGCCGGTGGACCTGCCGGTCGGCAAGCGTTCGATCGGCCGCGCGATCGAGCGGATAGCCAGGCCGAATTCACTGTTCTTGTCGGCTGCCGCTGCCGGCAACCATCCAGACCTACTGCCGATCTATGAGTGGTTCGGGCAGAACCTGATGCTCGCAGAAGCATCGAGCAGGCAAGCGCGCTGGGCCTTCACCGCACAACTGCTACGTGAGGACTCCAGTCGCGAGCAGGTCCTGGCACTCCTCCGCGCCGCAGATCTCGGGATCGCGGATGTCAAGATCCGGCCACCGGATCCCAAGGTCATGGAGCGGGTTCGCCGCGCCGCCCTCATCCTTGCCGGCCGCGAGGACGACGCCGAAGGATTCCCTGACATCGAACTCACTGAACTGGGTTTAGTGCTGAGCCACCAAGGCGCCAAGGAGGACGTCGAGTTCAACGTGTCAGAGGAATCTCTCGGCACCCTTGTCTGGCTCGGGCTCGTGGGTCCCGTCTTCGATGCCCTCCGATCGGGCAGCGTCCTGCTGGTCGATGAACTGGAATCGAGCCTTCATCCCATACTGGCCGCACGAGTGATCGGGCTGTTCCAGGATTCGGAAGCCAACCCGAAGGGTGCTCAGCTCATTTTCAGCTCGCATGCCCCGACGCTGCTGGGCAACGCGTCTCACGCACGCCCTCTGGGGCGTGACCAGATCTGGTTCACCGAGAAGCTCACGGATGGGCGGAGCCGCCTCTACCCGTTGTCGGATCTGTCGCCACGGCAGGAGGAGGCCATCGGGAAGCGGTATCTGAGCGGGCGCTACGGAGCGACCCCCATCGTGAGCCATGAGGAGTTCGTCGAGGTGGCGCGGCTCATAGCCACCGGGAGCCGCAGATGA
- a CDS encoding electron transfer flavoprotein subunit alpha/FixB family protein, translated as MSEILVLVEHAEGEVKKVTLELLTLARSLGTPSAVWAGPGITPEAKARLAEYGAEKIYVAGDGDIVDHVVAPKAELLAQLVAGKSPAAVLVAATAEGKEIAGRLAIKTDSGVITDAVGLSEGFVADQSIFGGGVNVHSRVRKGTPIVAVRPNSTAPVAAAGAGAEEEVSVTLSDAAKAARVVERVKQEKGARPELTEAAIVVSGGRGVGSAENFSVIEGLADSLGAAVGASRAATDAGWYPHQFQVGQTGKTVSPQLYIAAGISGAIQHRAGMQTAKTIVAINKDPEAPIFELADYGVVGDLHQVVPQLTEEINKRK; from the coding sequence ATGTCGGAAATTCTCGTTCTTGTTGAGCACGCCGAAGGCGAGGTCAAGAAGGTCACGCTCGAGCTGCTGACCCTGGCCCGCTCCCTTGGCACGCCCTCCGCCGTCTGGGCAGGCCCCGGCATCACGCCCGAGGCCAAGGCCCGCCTGGCCGAGTACGGCGCCGAGAAGATCTACGTCGCCGGCGACGGCGACATCGTCGACCACGTGGTCGCGCCCAAGGCCGAGCTGCTCGCCCAGCTCGTCGCCGGCAAGTCGCCCGCGGCGGTGCTGGTGGCCGCCACGGCCGAAGGCAAGGAGATCGCGGGCCGCCTGGCCATCAAGACCGACTCCGGTGTCATCACCGACGCCGTCGGCCTGAGCGAGGGCTTCGTCGCCGACCAGTCCATCTTCGGCGGCGGCGTCAACGTGCACTCCCGGGTGCGCAAGGGCACGCCCATCGTCGCCGTACGCCCCAACTCCACCGCCCCCGTCGCCGCCGCGGGCGCCGGTGCGGAGGAGGAGGTCTCGGTCACCCTCTCCGACGCCGCCAAGGCCGCCCGCGTGGTCGAGCGGGTCAAGCAGGAGAAGGGCGCCCGGCCGGAGCTGACGGAGGCCGCCATCGTCGTCTCCGGAGGCCGCGGCGTCGGCTCGGCCGAGAACTTCTCGGTCATCGAGGGCCTGGCCGACTCCCTCGGCGCCGCGGTGGGCGCCTCCCGCGCCGCCACGGACGCCGGCTGGTACCCGCACCAGTTCCAGGTGGGCCAGACGGGCAAGACGGTGTCGCCGCAGCTGTACATCGCGGCCGGGATCTCGGGCGCCATCCAGCACCGGGCCGGCATGCAGACGGCCAAGACGATCGTGGCCATCAACAAGGACCCTGAGGCCCCGATCTTCGAGCTGGCGGACTACGGCGTGGTGGGCGACCTCCACCAGGTCGTCCCCCAGCTCACCGAGGAGATCAACAAGCGCAAGTAG